GATTTTTAATTTTCTGCATTTATCCTTTGGAAATACTTATCCATTTTTATAAAATTTTCTTCTGACTTTTTGATACTATCTAAAAGAGATTTTCTAATAGGAAGGCTGGCCCTAGGTGCCTTGGTGAGGATAATCTCTGCCGCCTTGGCCGATGATTTGTTTTTATAAAAAGCAAGGGCCAGATCTCTATTTATATCAGAATTTCTTTCTTTATTGGTATAAACAAGCCTGATTAGGGAGATAGCCATATCATCAGCTGTGAATATATCTTCGCCTGATTTTCTAGCTAGAGAGCTTTTTGCCTCATCTAAGACCATTTCGCCCCTAGCTACTGTATTTTCTAGGTCAGACCTTATCCCATCGATGGATTCTAGGTCAGAATCAAGCAAGATTTTGGCTGCATTTATAGAAATCTGATTTTTATAAATCCCATAGGCTAATCTTTTTTCGTCTGTATCAAGGTTTTTTATTAGATTTTCTTGGGTATTTTTTTCTTTTTCTCTGCTTGCCTCTTGGTATTTTTCGTAGGCCTTTGTCACATCAGCACCAAGTTTATTGATTAATTTTATTTGACTATTATGGTCCATATAATTATCATTTTGGGTCAAAAGGCTTATTATAAAAGCGTTTGATCCTGTTTGGACTAGGGCCATGTCATTTTCTATATAGTTTAGCTCACCAGTTTTATTCATAGACTCATAGGAGGGATTTATATCTTTGAGAAGTTTTGCCCTCTTGGTCGAAGAATTTTCAAGAGACCTTCTCATGTCTTCTCCTATTTCATCATCACTTACGAAAATCTCGAAAAGTGCCTTAGAAAGGTCTTTGACATTTGCTGTATTTTCATCGCCAGATCCTAGCATAAGCCTATTTAGCCTGGTCCTATCAGAACCTGTAAGGCTTTCTATATAAGAATTAATTTCTTCAAAGCCACCGAGCTCTTCTATGATCCTGTTTGTAGCATCATTATCAGAAATCCTAAGGCTTAAATCCAAATCATCTTTTATGGCATCTGTGTATTCTATTTGGCCATTTTGGGACTTTTCCATAAGGCTAAGTCCGATCATGGTTTTTATAGTAGATGCTGCTGGCAAAAAATCCTGGTCAGAATTTGCCATATAAATATCAATGTCGCTAAGTCCATAAAGTGTTTTTATATGGGCCTGGTAGATCAGTCTCCCATCTACACTTTCTTCTATGGCCTTATAGATATCTTCTTTTAAAATATCATCCTCAGTATTTGCTAAGGATTTTATTGGCAGGCAAAATACAAGGGCTAAAATAATTAATATTTTTTTATAAGTCATCTGTATCTATATTTCCTAAAAGAATTTGGACATCATCAGTATCAGATTTTTTGATCCTAGCCATATCTGTGATTTTTTGGCCATCCTTAACGTGTGAAAACTCCATTTGGATAAAGTTATCATCAAAAAGTATCTTTTTTATGGATGGGTTTTCGTAATATTGACTAAGCTTTTTCTTGCAAGCAGTGGCAAGGATATTATTTTCTGTCACATGATGACCTAGGATAAATTTGTAAAAAACTGAGTCATAAAGCTTGCCAAGCCTATCAGATAGGTCAAAAGTTTAATCTATATCATCGATTATTTCTTTATCAACAAGGCCAGAAGCTTTTATTGTATCATTGTAAATATTTTCTATAAAAGAAGAAATCTCAGAGGATTTTTCTGTAGTTTCATAATTTTCCCCATCAAAATCTAAAAAGCCTTTTTCTACAAGACTTTCTATGATCTTTTTGCTA
This window of the Anaerococcus mediterraneensis genome carries:
- a CDS encoding serine hydrolase codes for the protein MTYKKILIILALVFCLPIKSLANTEDDILKEDIYKAIEESVDGRLIYQAHIKTLYGLSDIDIYMANSDQDFLPAASTIKTMIGLSLMEKSQNGQIEYTDAIKDDLDLSLRISDNDATNRIIEELGGFEEINSYIESLTGSDRTRLNRLMLGSGDENTANVKDLSKALFEIFVSDDEIGEDMRRSLENSSTKRAKLLKDINPSYESMNKTGELNYIENDMALVQTGSNAFIISLLTQNDNYMDHNSQIKLINKLGADVTKAYEKYQEASREKEKNTQENLIKNLDTDEKRLAYGIYKNQISINAAKILLDSDLESIDGIRSDLENTVARGEMVLDEAKSSLARKSGEDIFTADDMAISLIRLVYTNKERNSDINRDLALAFYKNKSSAKAAEIILTKAPRASLPIRKSLLDSIKKSEENFIKMDKYFQRINAEN